Proteins from a single region of Salinisphaera sp. T31B1:
- the pgi gene encoding glucose-6-phosphate isomerase produces MTDLRNLPAWRELGALAADVGRARVDSMFEADPERAERFTLSAAGITLDYSKQRVDSQVMGALVRLADQQQVDVVKQALFAGGIVNNSEGRAAWHVALRRPDDAPLHAGVHEVRAAMGRFVEDVRHGRWLGYTGAPISDVVNIGIGGSDLGPRLVCDALAQLRQRIHCHFVANVDPSDLDDTLMRMDPERTLFIVTSKSFGTAETLANAEVARQWLIDNGASQADVARHFVAVSTNEKAVREFGIERMFGFWDWVGGRFSLWSAVGISIALGLGMETFDALLAGAHAMDDHFETAPLADNLPATLALLGIWNNNFLGLPTHVVVPYAQRLAALPAFLQQLEMESNGKSVTRDGQPTRVETVPTVWGSVGTNAQHAFFQMLHQGVLAADVDFVLPLSDAAHGDDDRERQRVANCLAQAEALMHGRDHAALMDELIAEGLSGERLEHRLAARRFDGNRPSSMLVMDRLDARSLGALLAAYEHKVFVQGVIWNINSFDQWGVELGKTMAGQLLGELDGSAASVAHDGSTRALLARVRRRWAGRD; encoded by the coding sequence GTGACGGATCTGCGTAACCTGCCGGCCTGGCGCGAACTGGGCGCGCTGGCCGCCGACGTCGGCCGGGCCCGCGTCGATTCCATGTTCGAAGCCGACCCGGAGCGTGCCGAACGGTTCACGCTGTCTGCCGCCGGCATCACGCTCGATTACTCCAAGCAGCGCGTGGACTCGCAGGTCATGGGTGCGCTTGTGCGGCTGGCCGATCAGCAGCAGGTCGACGTCGTCAAACAGGCGTTGTTCGCAGGTGGGATCGTCAACAACAGCGAAGGGCGCGCGGCCTGGCACGTGGCGCTGCGGCGTCCGGACGACGCGCCTCTGCATGCAGGCGTTCACGAAGTCCGCGCGGCAATGGGCCGTTTTGTCGAGGATGTCCGGCATGGCCGGTGGCTCGGCTATACCGGGGCGCCGATCAGCGACGTGGTCAATATCGGCATCGGCGGATCGGATCTCGGCCCGCGTCTGGTCTGCGATGCACTGGCACAGCTGCGCCAGCGTATCCATTGTCATTTCGTGGCCAACGTCGATCCGTCGGATCTCGACGACACGCTCATGCGGATGGACCCCGAGCGCACGCTGTTCATCGTCACCTCCAAGTCGTTCGGAACCGCCGAGACCCTGGCCAACGCCGAAGTCGCGCGGCAGTGGCTGATCGACAACGGGGCCTCGCAGGCGGACGTGGCGCGTCATTTCGTGGCCGTGTCGACCAACGAAAAGGCGGTGCGCGAGTTCGGCATCGAGCGCATGTTCGGGTTCTGGGACTGGGTCGGCGGCCGTTTCTCGCTGTGGTCGGCGGTCGGCATTTCCATTGCGCTGGGGCTTGGCATGGAAACGTTCGATGCGCTGCTGGCCGGCGCGCATGCGATGGACGATCACTTCGAAACCGCGCCGCTGGCAGATAACCTGCCGGCGACGCTCGCGCTGCTGGGCATCTGGAACAACAATTTCCTGGGGTTGCCAACCCATGTGGTGGTGCCTTATGCACAGCGTCTGGCGGCCTTGCCGGCCTTTCTCCAGCAGCTGGAGATGGAATCCAACGGCAAGTCGGTGACCCGTGACGGCCAACCCACGCGTGTGGAAACGGTGCCCACGGTGTGGGGCAGCGTCGGCACCAATGCCCAGCATGCCTTCTTCCAGATGCTGCATCAGGGCGTGCTCGCCGCGGATGTGGATTTCGTGCTGCCCTTGTCGGATGCCGCCCACGGCGACGACGACCGTGAGCGCCAGCGCGTCGCCAACTGTCTCGCCCAGGCCGAGGCATTGATGCATGGACGCGACCATGCGGCGCTGATGGATGAACTCATCGCCGAAGGGCTCTCCGGTGAGCGGCTCGAACATCGCTTGGCCGCACGGCGTTTCGATGGCAATCGGCCCAGTTCGATGCTGGTCATGGATCGACTCGATGCGCGCTCGCTGGGGGCGCTGCTCGCGGCCTACGAACACAAGGTATTCGTCCAAGGTGTGATCTGGAACATCAACAGTTTCGATCAGTGGGGCGTGGAACTCGGCAAGACCATGGCCGGCCAGCTGCTCGGCGAACTCGACGGCAGCGCCGCCTCCGTCGCGCACGACGGCTCGACCCGTGCGCTGCTGGCGCGCGTGCGTCGCCGCTGGGCCGGCAGGGACTAG
- a CDS encoding NAD(P)H-hydrate dehydratase, translating to MSESSEYLPEIVYDADQVGALDDRFTEQFGVDGFELMQRAARDAYDELSHVWAMPGRLSVFCGPGNNGGDGFLIACLARAGGWHVRLSCLVDIDSYQGAAAQAVAAWQQAGGEIETFRDEPIATDVIVDALLGTGVNRDVEGQFAQAIERINEAGESGVGVFAVDIPSGIDAATGHVWAHAVRADATTTFIGLKLGLLTGHGPAHCGQLSFSGLDAPDELAADQPYTARRLTHRALRAALKPRSRNVHKGDNGHVLCVGGAQGMGGSIRLTAEAALRSGAGLVSVACHADHAGPMSQARPELMCRGIESPASVHELIEAADVIAIGPGLGQAEWGSALWQAAMDSGKPLVLDADGLNLLAAQGGARDHWILTPHPGEAARLLGWPTADVVNDRVAAVQTLARRFNAVVVLKGAGSLVATPEELWLCTDGNPGMAVGGMGDLLTGVIAALVGQGLTLSQAASLGVYVHARAGDRAAAAEGQRGLLPSDLLPAIRHFVNPGRL from the coding sequence ATGAGTGAATCCAGCGAATATCTCCCCGAGATCGTCTACGACGCCGATCAGGTCGGTGCACTCGACGATCGCTTTACCGAACAGTTCGGCGTTGATGGCTTCGAGCTCATGCAGCGGGCCGCGCGCGACGCCTATGACGAACTGTCGCACGTCTGGGCAATGCCGGGCCGGCTGTCGGTTTTCTGCGGGCCCGGCAATAACGGCGGCGACGGCTTCCTGATCGCATGTCTGGCGCGAGCGGGCGGCTGGCACGTGCGGTTGTCGTGCCTGGTGGATATCGACAGCTACCAGGGCGCGGCCGCCCAGGCAGTGGCCGCCTGGCAGCAAGCCGGCGGAGAAATCGAGACGTTTCGCGATGAACCCATCGCCACGGACGTGATCGTCGACGCGCTGCTGGGCACCGGCGTCAACCGCGATGTCGAAGGACAATTCGCACAAGCCATCGAACGAATCAACGAGGCCGGCGAATCGGGCGTGGGCGTGTTCGCCGTGGATATTCCGTCGGGCATCGATGCTGCCACCGGACATGTGTGGGCTCATGCGGTTCGAGCCGATGCGACGACCACGTTCATCGGGCTCAAGCTTGGCCTGCTCACCGGCCACGGACCGGCACACTGCGGCCAGCTGTCGTTCAGCGGTCTCGATGCGCCGGACGAGCTGGCCGCCGATCAGCCCTATACCGCGCGCCGGCTCACTCATCGTGCCCTGCGTGCCGCGCTCAAGCCGCGTTCGCGCAACGTTCACAAGGGCGACAATGGGCACGTGCTCTGCGTGGGCGGTGCCCAGGGCATGGGCGGTTCCATCCGGTTGACCGCCGAGGCGGCGCTGCGTAGCGGCGCCGGACTGGTCAGCGTGGCCTGTCACGCCGATCATGCGGGGCCTATGAGTCAGGCGCGGCCCGAGCTCATGTGTCGGGGTATCGAGTCGCCGGCGTCCGTGCACGAGTTGATCGAGGCCGCCGACGTCATCGCGATCGGGCCGGGGCTGGGGCAGGCCGAATGGGGCAGTGCGTTATGGCAGGCCGCCATGGATAGCGGTAAGCCGCTGGTCCTCGACGCCGACGGATTGAACCTGCTGGCCGCACAGGGCGGCGCCCGCGATCACTGGATCCTGACGCCGCATCCGGGCGAGGCCGCACGGCTTCTTGGCTGGCCGACTGCGGATGTGGTCAACGATCGGGTGGCGGCCGTGCAGACACTCGCCCGGCGATTCAACGCCGTCGTGGTGCTCAAGGGCGCCGGCAGTCTGGTGGCTACACCCGAAGAGCTCTGGCTGTGCACCGACGGCAACCCGGGCATGGCCGTCGGCGGCATGGGCGATCTGCTCACCGGGGTCATCGCAGCCCTGGTCGGGCAGGGCTTGACCCTGAGCCAGGCCGCGAGCCTGGGTGTTTATGTCCATGCGCGGGCCGGCGATCGCGCCGCCGCCGCCGAAGGACAGCGGGGCCTGCTGCCGAGCGATCTGTTGCCTGCGATCCGGCATTTCGTCAATCCGGGCCGGCTTTGA
- the tsaE gene encoding tRNA (adenosine(37)-N6)-threonylcarbamoyltransferase complex ATPase subunit type 1 TsaE yields the protein MIELADPAATDTLGRRLAATLAQWPEGLVISLVGEVGAGKTALTRAALVALGHTGHVVSPSYTLVEPYRVAQRQIYHLDLYRLADPEELEFLGIREIDAAVDWLFVEWADHGRGFLPPIDLSVQLEYAGHARRAHIQGLTARGQQFADALQYAT from the coding sequence TTGATCGAGCTCGCCGACCCGGCGGCCACCGATACGCTCGGCCGTCGGCTGGCGGCCACGCTTGCGCAGTGGCCGGAAGGGCTGGTCATCTCGCTGGTCGGGGAGGTCGGCGCGGGCAAGACCGCGCTTACCCGCGCGGCGCTGGTCGCACTCGGCCATACGGGCCACGTGGTTTCGCCCAGTTATACGCTGGTCGAGCCCTATCGGGTGGCGCAGCGCCAGATCTATCACCTGGATCTGTACCGTCTGGCCGATCCGGAAGAACTGGAATTCCTGGGCATCCGCGAGATCGATGCCGCTGTGGACTGGCTGTTCGTCGAATGGGCCGACCATGGCCGTGGCTTTCTTCCGCCGATCGACCTGAGCGTGCAGCTGGAATATGCCGGCCATGCCCGTCGAGCGCATATTCAGGGGCTGACCGCGCGGGGTCAGCAGTTCGCCGACGCACTTCAATACGCAACATAG
- a CDS encoding N-acetylmuramoyl-L-alanine amidase, translating to MRASLQWLVFGLLIGLSTLAAAKQATLKDVRLWTSSEKTRVVFDLAGSTEPDLFMIDNPLRLVVDLPNVQAVDAVSGDLSGSGLIKRMRSGIRHGTDLRVVLDLGGRVEPKSFMLDPDGTHGYRLVVDLRPVGGGTPPSVIAASPDDSPSSDSQNTADQAANALASVSEPPARRTAAARAEPVARTPERPSRDIVIVIDPGHGGKDPGAHGKNGTREKDVVLQIARRLKAMVDEQPNMRGVLTRDGDYYVGLRQRMVEARKAKADLFISIHADAAPGGAHATGASVYALSHHGATSEHARWLARRENASDLVGGVSLKDKDDSLASFMLDLSQSASIEASLDAGGRVLDELDGLGPLHKAKVQQAGFMVLKSPDIPSFLVETAFISTPSEERQLASASYQRQLASAMLRGIKGYFASYRPSTLIAENQVHKVRSGETLSEIAQQYGVSVARLRSANGLSGNTIRVGAELQIPAPGSQQVADLR from the coding sequence ATGCGTGCAAGCTTGCAATGGCTTGTGTTCGGGCTGCTCATCGGCCTGAGCACGCTGGCCGCCGCGAAACAGGCCACACTGAAGGATGTTCGGCTCTGGACGTCGAGCGAAAAGACGCGTGTGGTTTTCGACCTGGCTGGTTCGACCGAGCCCGATCTGTTCATGATCGACAATCCGCTTCGCCTGGTTGTGGATTTGCCGAATGTCCAGGCGGTCGACGCGGTCAGCGGTGATCTCAGCGGCAGTGGGCTGATCAAGCGCATGCGTTCGGGCATTCGCCACGGCACGGATCTGCGTGTGGTGCTTGATCTCGGCGGGCGTGTCGAGCCCAAGAGCTTCATGCTCGACCCGGATGGCACGCATGGCTATCGGTTGGTGGTCGATCTGCGGCCGGTCGGCGGGGGCACGCCGCCATCGGTGATTGCCGCTTCGCCAGACGACAGCCCGTCCAGCGACAGTCAGAACACGGCCGATCAGGCGGCAAACGCGTTGGCCTCGGTGTCCGAGCCTCCTGCGCGACGGACTGCGGCTGCGCGCGCGGAACCGGTGGCTCGTACGCCGGAGCGGCCGTCCCGGGATATCGTGATCGTCATCGACCCGGGCCATGGCGGCAAGGATCCGGGCGCGCACGGCAAGAACGGTACCCGGGAAAAGGATGTCGTGCTCCAGATTGCCCGCCGGCTGAAAGCCATGGTCGACGAACAGCCGAACATGCGCGGCGTGCTCACCCGCGACGGCGATTATTATGTCGGCCTGCGTCAGCGCATGGTAGAGGCCCGAAAGGCCAAGGCCGATCTGTTCATTTCGATCCATGCCGATGCGGCCCCCGGCGGCGCCCATGCCACCGGCGCGTCGGTGTACGCGCTGTCGCATCACGGTGCGACGAGCGAACATGCGCGCTGGTTGGCACGCCGTGAAAACGCCTCCGATCTGGTCGGTGGCGTAAGTCTCAAGGATAAGGACGACAGCCTGGCCTCGTTCATGCTCGATCTGTCGCAGAGTGCGAGCATCGAGGCCAGCCTGGATGCGGGCGGGCGTGTTCTCGACGAACTCGATGGCCTGGGTCCGCTGCACAAGGCGAAAGTTCAGCAGGCGGGTTTCATGGTGCTCAAGTCGCCGGACATCCCGTCCTTTCTGGTCGAGACCGCGTTCATCTCCACGCCCAGCGAAGAGCGCCAGTTGGCCAGTGCCAGTTATCAGCGCCAGCTGGCCAGCGCCATGCTGCGCGGGATCAAGGGTTACTTCGCCAGCTATCGGCCGTCGACACTGATTGCCGAAAACCAGGTGCACAAGGTCCGCAGCGGCGAAACGTTGTCCGAGATTGCCCAGCAATATGGTGTCAGCGTCGCGCGCCTGCGCTCGGCCAACGGTTTGAGCGGCAACACGATTCGCGTGGGCGCCGAACTTCAGATTCCGGCACCCGGCAGCCAGCAGGTCGCCGATCTGCGCTGA
- a CDS encoding sulfite exporter TauE/SafE family protein has protein sequence MSLILGIIAGLSFGLSAFAGAFMVIPLLVVGAGIEFHASLPVALLALGICAAVAAGDAVRARQCDVVLATCYLVGALPATVAGAFIVQALSDKLLATVFLICAIAFGPLLVRTVQRFRFRLLPSPASLLHAPRRDWSTVGNANYNRQAKRRITIAAAGCGVLCAFCAAPGSWLGGRALDRELPGQPFNAAGTLVFAVSVLCIVGSAVQFLLAPAAPGYTAGLFVLGSVAGMGLARRIEPRAWVRYSNELIGGLVMAGALVLWLAVVADWVGSR, from the coding sequence TTGAGCCTCATACTCGGAATCATCGCAGGGCTGAGTTTCGGTCTGTCGGCGTTCGCGGGGGCGTTCATGGTGATCCCTCTGCTGGTGGTCGGCGCCGGGATCGAGTTTCATGCGAGCCTGCCGGTGGCGCTGCTGGCTCTGGGCATCTGTGCCGCGGTTGCCGCCGGCGATGCCGTGCGGGCACGCCAGTGCGACGTCGTGCTGGCGACGTGTTATCTGGTCGGTGCCTTGCCGGCGACCGTGGCCGGCGCATTCATCGTGCAGGCGCTGTCGGACAAGCTTCTAGCCACCGTTTTTCTGATCTGTGCGATCGCGTTCGGGCCACTGCTGGTCCGTACGGTTCAGCGTTTTCGTTTTCGACTGCTGCCCTCGCCGGCATCGCTGCTACACGCGCCGCGCCGTGATTGGAGTACCGTCGGCAACGCGAATTACAACCGTCAAGCCAAGCGGCGGATCACGATCGCCGCTGCGGGCTGCGGTGTGCTGTGCGCGTTCTGTGCGGCACCGGGGTCATGGCTCGGCGGGCGGGCGCTGGATCGCGAATTGCCGGGTCAGCCGTTTAATGCAGCGGGCACTCTGGTGTTCGCGGTCTCGGTGCTGTGTATCGTCGGTTCGGCGGTCCAGTTTCTCCTCGCCCCGGCGGCCCCGGGCTACACCGCCGGGCTGTTCGTGCTCGGCTCGGTCGCCGGCATGGGCCTGGCCCGGCGGATCGAACCCCGAGCCTGGGTGCGTTACAGCAATGAACTGATCGGTGGCCTGGTGATGGCCGGCGCGCTCGTGTTGTGGCTGGCGGTTGTCGCCGACTGGGTCGGGTCCCGGTGA
- a CDS encoding FAD-dependent oxidoreductase, whose protein sequence is MTELVLIGAGHVHTALLGHARTLAEAGIQVTLVDIGSFWFGARRGDLMAGRADASTLRWPLKTLCRRHAVAHRTDRVVGVDTRLRRVWLASGARLDYDLVSFNVGVEVDATGLNAAASRVRLWRASSVQELTQFCSELRASRDGSRVAVVGDSPDAARLAAALSHACESGRHRVAWYLPGDRFAPWAPSGAARRLARTLSHRGVEIVLATPIVGLADGQLVGEDDRRFGVDHLLLAERYRPARVVHAARLPVGDHGMYVTRRLQSPADSRVFAAGACAQWPDGQSLARHDVAGQAKVLAHNTVAVVRRRPLRSVGPRAPASVIDLGDGRALGWHGSLWWHNRWAARAERRRIRRLVATLAID, encoded by the coding sequence GTGACCGAGTTGGTCCTGATTGGCGCCGGTCACGTGCATACGGCGCTGCTTGGCCATGCACGCACGCTCGCGGAGGCCGGAATCCAGGTGACGCTGGTCGATATCGGCAGCTTCTGGTTCGGTGCGCGCCGGGGCGACCTGATGGCCGGGCGGGCCGACGCCTCGACGCTGCGCTGGCCGTTGAAAACGTTGTGTCGCCGACACGCGGTGGCCCACCGGACCGATCGTGTGGTCGGCGTGGATACCCGGCTACGACGTGTATGGCTGGCCAGCGGTGCACGGCTGGACTATGACCTGGTGTCGTTCAATGTCGGCGTCGAAGTCGACGCCACCGGGTTGAACGCAGCGGCCAGCCGCGTACGGTTGTGGCGTGCGAGTTCCGTACAGGAATTGACCCAGTTCTGTAGCGAGCTGCGGGCATCCCGCGATGGCTCGCGCGTGGCCGTGGTGGGCGACTCGCCGGACGCGGCGCGACTGGCCGCGGCGCTGAGCCATGCCTGCGAGTCCGGTCGTCATCGCGTTGCCTGGTATTTGCCGGGCGACCGGTTTGCGCCCTGGGCGCCGAGCGGCGCCGCGCGGCGGCTGGCCCGCACGCTCAGCCATCGAGGCGTCGAGATCGTGCTGGCGACGCCGATCGTGGGGCTGGCCGACGGGCAGCTGGTCGGCGAAGACGACCGTCGGTTCGGTGTCGACCATTTGTTGCTGGCCGAGCGCTACCGCCCGGCGCGGGTGGTGCATGCCGCGCGCCTGCCAGTAGGCGATCACGGCATGTATGTGACCCGCCGGCTGCAGTCACCGGCCGATTCCCGTGTGTTCGCGGCCGGTGCCTGCGCGCAATGGCCCGATGGTCAATCACTGGCCCGGCACGATGTGGCAGGTCAGGCCAAGGTGCTGGCACACAACACAGTCGCGGTCGTAAGGCGTCGGCCGTTACGCAGCGTGGGGCCGCGTGCTCCTGCATCGGTCATCGACCTGGGGGATGGGCGCGCGCTCGGTTGGCATGGCTCACTGTGGTGGCACAACCGGTGGGCGGCCAGGGCAGAGCGGCGTCGTATCCGGCGTCTGGTCGCGACGCTGGCCATCGACTGA
- a CDS encoding catalase, whose translation MTDDIRNVHTTTGGEPYPSDEHSLSVGSDGPIVLHDHFLMEQMAAFNREMIPDRQPHAKGGGAFGHFEVTEDVSAYTKAKFLQKGAKTDMVARFSTVAGESGSPDTWRDPRGFALKFYTEEGNFDMVGNNTPVFFVRDPMKFQHFIHSQKRRADNGLRDHDMQWDFWTQSPQSAHQVTWLMGDRGVPATWRHMNGYSSHTYMWVNDSGERFWVKYHFKTDQGIKCMTQEQADQMAGSDADYHRRDLFEAIKRGEYPTWTLYVQIMPYEDAKTYRINPFDLTKVWPHGDYPLHKVGKMTLDENPVDFHTQIEQAAFEPNNMVPGTGVSPDKMLLARTISYADAHRARLGVNYKQIPVNEPKSPVNSYTKGGAMRMHNVSDPVYAPNTKGGAHANPTAYPANNVWEADGEMVRAAYKLRADDGDFNQANDLVNKVMDDAERDRLVNNVVGHLSDGVTEPVLKAAFQYWKNVDETIGSRIEDGVRANQKAA comes from the coding sequence GTGACAGACGATATTCGCAACGTACATACCACCACTGGCGGTGAACCGTACCCGAGCGACGAGCACTCGCTCTCGGTCGGCTCCGACGGCCCGATCGTGCTCCATGACCATTTCCTCATGGAGCAGATGGCCGCCTTTAACCGCGAGATGATTCCGGACCGTCAGCCGCACGCCAAGGGCGGCGGCGCATTCGGTCATTTCGAAGTGACCGAAGACGTCAGCGCCTACACCAAGGCCAAGTTCCTGCAGAAAGGCGCCAAGACCGACATGGTCGCGCGTTTTTCCACCGTCGCCGGCGAATCCGGCAGCCCGGACACCTGGCGTGATCCGCGCGGCTTCGCGCTGAAGTTCTATACCGAAGAAGGCAACTTCGACATGGTGGGCAACAACACGCCCGTCTTCTTCGTTCGCGATCCGATGAAGTTCCAGCACTTCATTCACTCGCAGAAGCGCCGGGCCGACAATGGTCTGCGCGACCACGACATGCAGTGGGACTTCTGGACGCAGTCGCCGCAGTCGGCGCATCAGGTCACCTGGCTGATGGGCGATCGCGGGGTGCCGGCCACTTGGCGTCACATGAACGGCTACTCCAGCCATACCTACATGTGGGTCAACGACTCCGGTGAGCGCTTCTGGGTCAAGTACCACTTCAAGACCGATCAGGGCATCAAGTGCATGACCCAGGAACAGGCCGACCAGATGGCCGGTTCCGACGCCGATTACCATCGACGCGATCTGTTCGAGGCGATCAAGCGCGGCGAATATCCGACCTGGACGCTGTATGTCCAGATCATGCCGTACGAGGATGCCAAGACCTATCGGATCAACCCGTTCGATTTGACCAAGGTCTGGCCGCACGGCGATTACCCGCTGCACAAGGTCGGCAAGATGACGCTGGACGAAAATCCGGTGGACTTCCATACGCAGATCGAGCAGGCCGCGTTCGAGCCCAACAACATGGTGCCCGGCACCGGTGTCTCGCCGGACAAGATGCTGCTCGCGCGTACGATCTCCTACGCCGATGCGCATCGCGCCCGCCTGGGTGTGAACTACAAGCAGATTCCGGTCAACGAGCCGAAATCGCCGGTGAACAGCTACACCAAGGGCGGCGCCATGCGGATGCATAACGTCTCCGACCCGGTATACGCGCCCAACACCAAGGGCGGCGCACACGCCAACCCGACAGCCTACCCGGCGAACAATGTCTGGGAAGCTGATGGCGAGATGGTCCGTGCGGCGTACAAACTGCGGGCCGACGACGGCGACTTCAATCAGGCCAACGACCTCGTCAACAAGGTCATGGACGATGCCGAGCGCGATCGTCTGGTCAACAACGTGGTCGGCCATCTGTCGGACGGCGTGACCGAGCCGGTTCTCAAGGCGGCCTTCCAGTACTGGAAGAATGTCGACGAGACGATCGGTTCGCGGATCGAAGACGGCGTACGAGCGAACCAGAAAGCGGCCTGA
- a CDS encoding Fur family transcriptional regulator — protein sequence MSRSGTTIVEELRASGLRVTAPRRAVLEWLIDHPHATVEQVHLGVAARMGTISKQAVYDVLSACVEANLVRQIKPAGHPARFERRTGDNHHHLVCRGCGRIADTDCRRGTMPCLSPEHDHGFDIDEAEVVFWGLCTECRSDRHDTNDEAS from the coding sequence ATGAGTCGATCCGGCACCACAATCGTCGAAGAGCTTCGCGCCAGCGGACTGCGGGTGACCGCCCCGCGACGTGCAGTGCTCGAATGGTTGATCGACCACCCGCACGCCACGGTCGAGCAAGTGCATCTCGGCGTGGCGGCGAGGATGGGCACGATCTCGAAACAGGCGGTCTACGACGTGCTTTCGGCCTGTGTAGAGGCGAACCTGGTTCGGCAGATCAAGCCCGCCGGTCATCCGGCGCGCTTCGAAAGGCGTACCGGCGACAACCACCATCATCTGGTCTGTCGTGGCTGTGGGCGTATCGCCGATACCGACTGTCGCCGCGGCACCATGCCCTGTCTGAGCCCCGAGCACGACCACGGTTTCGATATCGACGAAGCCGAGGTTGTTTTCTGGGGCCTGTGCACCGAGTGTCGTAGCGATAGGCACGATACCAACGACGAGGCCAGCTGA
- the mutL gene encoding DNA mismatch repair endonuclease MutL, protein MPIRLLDDRLISQIAAGEVVERPASIVKELVENSLDAGACWIQVDIEHGGLRRIVVVDDGCGIGAGELELALARHATSKIDSLDALEAVASLGFRGEALASIASVADLRLTSRTSAAEHAWCVDAAAPDRARPAAGDTGTRIDVRELFARIPARRKFLRTPVTEFTHIRKAFNQLALSRFDVGFVLRHDGNEIARLAPARDDTSMRQRVATILGAGFDEHVVAVDEQAAGMRLTGWVATPGFSRGQADRQYSFVNARPIRDRIFNHGVRLAYRDRLHNQRHPAYVLYLSLDARQVDVNAHPAKAEVRFRQSRLVHDFVFRSAARALAAVEATPHPAREVALPVTDIDCSGPGAGSGTAAPTTPGGPMPGPSRSFDWSSAPGVAQRRAAYAFQSPPADSRSTADAPAREETAAETETVPPMGYAIGQLHDIYILAQNAHGLILVDMHAAHERVLYEQLKAEFSSGPIQTKRLLVPETLSLSEAEAAAVEAGAEALALVGLEITRSGPASAVLRSVPALLARSDYVALAYDVVAALGDGLRGADGVRDSIDDVLADMGCKAAVKAGRRLTIAEMNALLRDMEHTDRAGHCNHGRPSWIQVDMAGLDRLFLRGQ, encoded by the coding sequence ATGCCCATTCGTCTCCTCGACGACCGACTGATCAGCCAGATCGCCGCCGGCGAGGTGGTCGAACGCCCGGCCTCGATCGTCAAGGAGTTGGTCGAGAACAGCCTCGACGCGGGCGCCTGCTGGATACAGGTCGATATCGAGCATGGCGGTCTGCGGCGGATCGTCGTGGTCGACGACGGCTGCGGGATCGGCGCCGGTGAACTCGAACTGGCTCTGGCCCGTCATGCGACCAGCAAGATCGACAGCCTGGATGCGCTCGAGGCAGTGGCAAGTCTTGGCTTTCGCGGCGAGGCGCTGGCCAGTATCGCATCGGTTGCGGATCTGAGGCTGACGTCGCGAACCAGCGCGGCCGAACACGCCTGGTGTGTGGATGCCGCGGCGCCCGACCGGGCACGGCCGGCCGCCGGCGATACGGGTACGCGGATCGATGTACGCGAGTTGTTTGCGCGTATTCCGGCCAGGCGGAAGTTCCTGCGCACGCCGGTCACCGAATTCACTCATATTCGCAAGGCCTTCAACCAGCTCGCCCTGTCGCGATTCGATGTCGGCTTCGTGCTGCGCCACGACGGCAATGAAATCGCACGCCTGGCACCGGCACGTGATGACACGAGCATGCGCCAGCGTGTCGCCACGATTCTGGGGGCCGGGTTTGACGAACATGTGGTAGCCGTGGACGAACAGGCTGCCGGCATGCGGTTGACGGGATGGGTGGCCACGCCCGGTTTTTCACGTGGGCAGGCGGACCGGCAGTACAGCTTCGTCAACGCACGCCCGATCCGTGACCGGATATTCAACCACGGCGTACGCCTGGCGTATCGCGACCGGCTGCACAATCAACGCCATCCGGCCTATGTGCTCTACCTGAGCCTCGACGCTCGCCAGGTCGACGTGAATGCTCATCCGGCCAAGGCCGAAGTACGCTTTCGGCAGTCGCGACTGGTGCACGATTTCGTCTTCCGGAGTGCAGCGCGTGCGCTGGCCGCGGTCGAGGCCACGCCGCATCCGGCGCGCGAGGTCGCTTTGCCTGTCACCGATATCGACTGCAGCGGGCCGGGGGCAGGGTCTGGCACCGCTGCCCCGACGACGCCCGGCGGGCCCATGCCCGGTCCGTCGCGGAGTTTCGACTGGTCCTCTGCCCCCGGGGTGGCCCAGCGGCGCGCGGCCTATGCGTTCCAGTCGCCGCCGGCCGACAGTCGATCGACCGCGGACGCGCCAGCGCGCGAAGAGACTGCGGCCGAAACCGAAACCGTGCCGCCGATGGGGTATGCGATCGGCCAGCTGCACGATATCTATATTCTTGCGCAGAACGCTCACGGCCTGATTCTCGTGGATATGCACGCCGCCCACGAGCGGGTGCTCTACGAGCAGCTCAAGGCCGAGTTCTCGTCTGGGCCGATTCAGACCAAGCGCCTGCTCGTGCCCGAGACACTGTCGTTGTCCGAAGCCGAGGCCGCGGCGGTCGAGGCGGGGGCCGAGGCGCTGGCGCTCGTGGGTCTGGAGATCACCCGTAGCGGGCCGGCGTCGGCCGTTCTGCGCAGCGTTCCGGCGCTACTGGCTCGCAGCGACTATGTCGCGCTGGCCTACGACGTGGTCGCCGCACTCGGCGACGGACTGCGTGGGGCCGACGGTGTGCGCGATTCGATCGACGACGTACTGGCTGACATGGGCTGCAAGGCTGCGGTCAAGGCCGGGCGTCGTCTGACGATCGCCGAGATGAACGCTTTGCTGCGCGATATGGAACACACCGATCGGGCGGGTCACTGCAATCACGGCCGCCCCAGCTGGATCCAGGTCGACATGGCAGGTCTGGACCGGTTGTTCCTGCGCGGCCAGTGA